AGACTCCATACATGTTTTGCACCCCTTAGGGCTGAGCCGTGATCTAGAAAGTGGTGTTTATGCCACCTTGGTGCCTATTAGATCTTTTTCTCACTGAGAAGCAGGGTTTTTACTCTGACTTCTGTGGCCTTGGGGTAGTCCTACTCAGTGTGATTGCACAGGAAGACGGGATGTACCATAATGgaataatataaatattactGTCTGAATAcgtaaatagaaaaaaaattacgaAGTCTTGTTGGCCAGCATCATTGTACTCCTCACTCACACTCTTTCCATCTACTTCCTTGCTGGTTTCAAGCTATTGCTTGGCAGTGGCGTTGGGACAGTTCGTCTGTATGACACAGAAGCAAAGAAGAATCTCTGTGAAATCAGCATTGATGAGGATATGCCCAGGTAACTCTGGAATactgattatttatttatataaatattaaaaaatggtgtttttttaatagtaaaCATCTTAAtgttcctgctgcttttctgcaACTGCAGGACTATCCTTCCTTTCCCCTCTGTCACATTCAAAGGGGACTATCTAGCCTTCATCTAGAGGGCAGTCCCTGCCTGAGCAGTGTAAAACTGTTGAGGTAAATGGGAGACACTCAAAAACTAAGCACATGAATCTGCCCTCCTTTACAGTGCACCCTGTCTTGCAGACTCTTAATGGGAGAGCTCGTAGGTGAGTGTTTTGCttgaggcagctgcaggagagaggTGATTCAGACCATGTGCCTGTGTTTCAGGATCCTCTCGCTTGCCTGCAGCCCAAGTGGTGCCTCCTTCgtgtgctctgcagcagcccagagccccatcTCCCACATTGACTTCTCAGTAATCAACTCTGGGGGCAAAAGCATGAACCAAgttcctgggaagctgctgctgtgggacacTAAGACAATGAAACAGCAGGTACTTGCTgggtttctttcctttctcagtCTGCTTGCTGAGAATGAGTGTCTTCTGTTTCAATGTGTAGGAGCCCTCTGTCTAAATTATGCTGACTTTCTTTTCAACAcccttctttttcctccttcttcctttcccctctgTCACATtcaggataaaaataaataatgtaagTAGCTGCTGGATtgggtgaatttttttttttttattggtgtGTTGGGATTTTTCTGAGGAATCTTCAGAATAGTCCATGGCCTTGTTTCTATCCTGGCTGCACAGTTTGTGACTGGAAATATCCCAAGTGGATTGAATGATGCTTTGCTGAGGCTTTCTCCAGTTGAGCTGTACTGAAAGGTTTTCGTTGCTGCTGTTTCCCTTGCCTTCCCTGTTTTTAAGTGAAGTGCTGTCCCTGACATGTAGGAGAAAGCAACATACTCAAGCTAATGCCTGCCAGAAGCTGGTTTTGCAACCTTGAGGCCATGGCCAAGAAAGCTGTGGCTTGGCTGAGGTGAATTGCTGGTTTAGAGTCACAGTaaaatgccgctgccagaccTTGAAGTCTGTAGTCATTAGAGGTGTAGGGCTCCAAACCAGAGTTCTTGTTACTAAATAccatctttctttcttcctctggaGTTCAACACCCCCAGCTCCATTTCTCAGCATTAATGCAGATTTTCCCTTCCAGCTGCAGTTCTCCCTGGAGCCTGAGCCCATTGCTATTAACTGCACAGCCTTCAACCACAATGGCAACCTTCTGGTCACCGGGGCTGCAGATGGGATTGTTCGTCTCTTTGGTACAGTGCACAGGGACTGGGGGTATTGGTGATAGCCAGCTGTGAGGCCAGGTGGCCAAGACTGGCATCTGGGCTTGTATCACAAATAGTGTGGCCACAGGATGAGGGAAGggattgtccccctgctcctggcactgcgGAGGTTGCACCTCAAACAGCATGTTGggttttgggcccctcactgcaTGAAAGACAttgtggggctggagtgtgtccaaagaacaaaaccaaagctggtgaagggtctggagcacatgAGGAGttggctgcaggagctggggttCTTTAGCTTAGGGAATCAGAGACTGAGGGGACACCTTACTGTTTTCTACAAGTACCTGCGAGGAGATTGCAGCCAGGTGTTgatcagtctcttctcccaggtaacaagggATCAGACAGGAGGAAACAGTCTCAAGCAGCATCAAGGGAGGGTTatattggatattaggaaaactTCTGTCACAAAAGGGGTTGTCAAACACTGGcgcaggctgcccaggaaagtgctggagtcaccatccctggaaatatttaaaagatgGAACAGATGTGGCACTTAAGAGTATAGTTTAGTGGTGCAGTTGGCAGTGTTGAAGTAACAGTTGGGCTTGATTATTTTGGAGGTCTTTTCTAACTTAAATGTTGCTGTGAAAATGAGTAGTGAGGTGGTCCCTAGTCCTCAGCTGGCTGCCCATAGCAGGGAGGCAGCTATAGGATATGCTTGGAGACTAAGGTAGAAGCTGTTGTCTCCACAGGAGCTCTCAGGAGTGAATTGACATAGACTTTTTCTGGAGGACATTGGCTGGAGACCCTGGTAGTGCTGCTggatttgttgtttttcttctgctaaGAGGAGAGTGAATTTGCTCTTAAGCCATGTGGTCTTGTGCTGTGCCAGATAGCAGTACCAGCAGAGGCTGAGTTGTGAGGAAAGCAATTAATGTGAGACCTTCCATTTAAATGCAAGGGCTTTACATCAGTCCTCCTTTGGGGAGCAATTTGTGTTTCTCAGGTTTTTGTTCTCTTCAGCCTGTCCTTGCAATAAAGGCAGTTCTACCTTTGAATGGGGAATCTGCTTCTGGTACAGGTGGAGGCTGCAGTCCCAGGTCTTTGGGAGGACAGAGCTGTCAGCACCTGGGAGAATGGGCAGGATAacaaggggaggaggagggccAGTGGTGCTTGGATGCAGAATGCCTGCAGCTCACAGCATGTGAGCAGCCCCATGAAGTCCAGTAGTTATAGACAATGATTTTTGTGTCCAAAGTGACAGCAGGAGTAtaagcacagggagctgggactggATTGGGCTCCCCCAGGCTGGTTTGGAGGGCTGGCACAGAGACCTCAGGAACATAAAAGGCCTCCCTCTCTTCACCTCAGCTCTTTGTGAGTACAAGGAGTGTTCAGTACTGGTTCTCCCCTCAGATATGCAGCAGCACGAGTGCGCCATGAGCTGGAAGGCACATGATGGGGAAGTCTACTCCGTGGAGTTCAGCTATGATGAGAACACAGTCTACAGCATAGGCGAGGATGGCAAGGTAGGCTATGGatcacctcctgctgctcagtgAGGTCACTTCTGGAGTCTTCTCTATATGGTGGGGACAATTAAAATACGCTCAGATGCTGGATGAAACATGGGCTGCTAACTGCAGTCTTAGGTGTGCAGTACCACCCTGATCCATGCAATCTGCAGAGAGAGTGGCTGAAAAATAGATTAATAGTTGGAGCTGTCTTTGACTTTGTGTGTAAATCCTGCTGTTGGTGACATCCCTTTTCTAGATAGTCTATGTGAGGATGACCTTTCTCTGACCCTGAGATGACAACATTTGAGATCTGGGATTCACAGGGAAGCATATCCTTGACCATTTTGCATAAATCTCATCAGCAGCTCCCTTTATAATTGTTAATGTAATTGTTATTATTGCTTATAATAAACACCTCCATTTCTGCAGTTCCTCAGTCTTCAGCAGTAGGGGTGTGGCTCAGGGAGGGACCTTGGCTGAGGAGTTAAGCCAGTTCTCACCAAAGTACTGCATGTGGTGTGGAAGGACACATAGGCAGTAGTGCTTGAGGAAGGCAGGTCATATCTTTGCCTGGATAGACAGAGCTCTTACAGCCTTTGCATCCTGGGCTTTATTAATATAGCCACTTAGGTATAGATGTCAAAATGCCATCTGTTTGTGAGGAATACCCACTATTTTGctcaaaggcaaaaaaaaggcAACTCTATTTGCATCCCAGTTAATTTCATTATAAGCTTTTGTCATCTCTTTTTCTCATTCTAGTTTATTCAGTGGAATATCCATAAAAGTGGCTTGAAGGTGTCTGAGTATGACCTTCCCAGGGAAGCTACAGGTCCTTTTATTCTGTCTGGGTACAGTGGCTACAAGCAAGTCCAGTTCCCACGAGGACGGCTTTTTGCTTTTGACTCTGAGGGCAATTACATGTTGACATGTTCTTCTACTGGGGGAGTAATTTTTAAGGTAAGTCTGAGAAGTGATGGGAAGTACTCTTAAGTATCCATACAAACTTATACTAATTACAAGGGTGCAACAGCAGCCACTGGAAGTTCTCAAGCAGCACATACCCATCCTGGCTCTGTCAAAGCTGCTGCTCAGTTTCACACAGTGTGCATTTTAACAGTGTAGTGAGTAGTGAGTGTACAGCAAGTGTTTGGGTCCTACAGCTCGAGTATTGGTGCTCTTTGTTAAAGCCTAGCTTGTAGTGTCCAAGTGACTAGGACAAAGTTTTAACTACTTTTTTAATATATGGATGCATGTCAGTTCAGTGAAAAATGTACGATTGTTGACTGGTGCTCATGTTCAGTCTGCTTCTGTGCCTGCTGATTCTGTTAGAGCCAGCCTGATCCTCTTCCCTTACTGTGCACTGAAATTAAAGGGTAAGGCTGAATGGTTCTGAGTGCCCAAATTTCTATGCTTCAGTAACAACTGTTGCTGATAACATGCCCGTGCTCTTGCAAGGCAGATTAGATGGAATTTTTACTTTGCATCTGGGGCACTCAGAGCACTTGAACTAACATGAGCTATAGCTTAGGCTTATGTGCTTCTCATCAGTGTATGCTCTTAGCCTGCCTTGTTCAATTACTGCAGTTCAGTTGATGTCAAAAGTTGAGCTGCTTGAGAGCACATGTTTCTGTAGTGAGACTGGAAGCTTCCTTTCCTGTGTGTGCTACACACATCTCAGTATCTCTTTCTGCATGCTCATAGAGATACGGAGTCTTTATCAGGCTTTGGCTTTTCTTGTTGGGTGCATTGCCCCCACTGCAGAAATGTACCTCCTTAAAAtcttctgctttccttctttttagTTAAATGGTGAGGAAAAGGTTCTGGAGAGCTGCCTTTCCCTGGGAGGACACCGAGCTCCTGTTGTCACAGTGGATTGGAGCACAGCCATGGACTGCGGGACCTGCCTCACTGCTTCTATGGATggcaaaattaaattaacaacCTTACTGGCTCAAAAGTCTTAACCTGGACAGTACTGAAGGGGGAAAGAGCAATAGAGCTGACAAAACCAGTGTTAACTCACAGGAACAAACTGCATGGGAGAGAAGGCAAAGCAAAGTCCCTCTTCTCATTGTAGCTTTTGCCTTTTGATAAATAGGTTTGCCAAATCCCTGTGCAACAGAATGCCAGTATGGGACTGGATCAGTGGCAGCACTGAAAAATAAGTCTCCACTAATCCATTGTGGCAGCTGGACTTCCCTCTGTTAGGGAGTCTTGAGTAGCATGTGGCTAAAAGGCTGTGGTCACGTCAGGGTTCTGCAGAAGAAGGTGAGGCTGGAGGAAGCAAGCATGAGGCAGCACAGTGCATGATAGTAAGATGACTCAAACTGAAAAGGCTGATGAGAAACCAGAGTATTCTTTGAGTATAACATTTGTTGTTACGattttgttagtttgtttttatttgtgttttttttctgtaaaaagaaaatattctcttGCATTTGAACTCTATGCTTTGTTTAGCAGTTGCTGCAAAACATGGAGGGTGGTGAGGGCAGTGATGTACCAAGTCTCCTGCATGCAGAAAAGCTCTTGTGTTTTCACCAGGTGCTTCCAGCATCTGCACACCATGGTGAACGCCATCCAGGAACAAAAACAGCTGTGTTTGCTTGGATGTGTTGTGTTACCTTGCCACAGGTAACTGCTACCAACCAGAGCAGAAATCCTGAGTCAGACTTTGGAGTTGGAGTTCAGAAGCTACATAATGCCTAGCAGGTACCTGATGGTGGATAGGGGGAGGGAGGCCAAGACCAGTGTGGCCCTGTATAGGGCTCTCTGTCACTGGAGCTGTCTCTCCCCCAGCATCAGGGCAAGTGCTGTGCTCAGGTACTGCATAGGCTTTGAATGGACTAAGCAGATACTTTTCATCTGCTTATGTCCTTGGCCTGTATTGGAAGTTTGTGGTACTGTTGTTCCTTGGCAGAGCATACACTGTGCTGGAAAATGAACAGCCATTCATGAGCCATATGGGTAGCCATTCTCATAGACAGCTGTTCAAGGATAACACTGCTGGATACTGAAATCCTCACTGCAGGCATGTTCATGCTACTGTTGTCCATGGAGTAACTTGCTCCTGCTGACTACGCTCATCTGATAACCTCACCTTCCATTCTCCAAGATTACAGGTCTCCTGCCAGACTGACATCTAAGTACAGGGTTTCCACCTCAGTGGGATGTGATACTTATGGTGCAGCTGCTCTTCATGCCAGTCTGAGCTATGTCCCCTCCAGTCCAGTGCTGAATTCGAACAGGCTTCAGGAATTCCCGGGGTTAGTCTGAGAGTTTAGAGAGCTCTCAAATGGGAGCCTTTGTTTGCCTCTCAAAAGGCCAAGAAATATTGTGGCTGTATTCCAAGCCCTGCAGTGTTGACTACATTGCACAGGGGTTTTAGAATTTAGAATTACAAAATTACAGAATGTtctgggttggaaaggacctaaAGCTCTTCTACTTCCAACTTTGCCATGAGCATGGCTGCCTtccgctagaccaggttgtCCAAAGCCCCATTCAACCGGATCCTGAACACTACCAGGGATGTTACTTTCTTCCAGATGTTATCTTCCAGCCCCCACAGAGGGTCAGTTGAGGTTTCTGGAGAGACACTACTTTCAGGTTTGCTTCATAAGTAGGactaaaagcaaaacaaaacccccaaaacagggaaagaaagTATAAAAAACGTGCCAGTCCAAGGCTGCTATGCAAAATGATGCATTAGCACAGCATTGATACTGTGCCAGAAGCCTGGAGGGAAGGAATGAACATGTTGTTTTGCTACCACAACGCTCAACACGctgtagtcccggaggggcttTTACTCCATCCTTGGGCCGGGCTCTCCTCGCttccctgcaggagccccggCTGCCGCCGCCCCGGCTGCCCTGCGCTCCCGGGCCTGCAGAGGGCAGCGGCGGGCGCGCTCGGGGgcggcgccgggccgggcccgccaGGCTGGCCCCGGGGCTCGTTCCAGCCGTGCCGTGTGCTCCGCAGCTGGCCCGGAGCCATGTGTGCTCCTTGACGGAGGATCGAGGGACGCGCGGCCtcactgcctgcctgcctgaTCAGACACGGGGCTCTGTCGTGACTCGGGTTTTAGGGCGGCCCGgggctgcttttccagcagccCGGTCGGGTGGGGAAGCAGCCTCGGTGTGACGGGCGGAAGGCGGCCGGGCGGCGCCGCCCCGCGCGGCCATGGCGGCGGgcgagcggcggcggcagctcccggcctggatgggggcggcggggcccgggcgggcggcggcggccccgtcCCCCCggcccgggcggcggcgggcggcggcggggcgcaGGTAGCGCCGCTGGGGCGGGGGAGcggccggggcggcgggcgggaggGCGAGCCCGGGCGCGGCCCGCGCTGAGCGTCCCCTGTGCACTGCCCAGGCCGGCGGCGCTGTACTGCATGAACGAGGCCGAGCTGGTGGAGGTGGCCCTGGCGGTCCTGGCCGAGGTGAGCCGGAGCTGCGGGGCTGGGGACGCGGCCCTGGCCGGACCCGAGCACGGCAGGGCTCGGGAGCACGGGCAGGCTGGCTGCGGGTGCCGCACGGCTTTCCCGGCCCCTCTGTCCTTTGCACCCTGCCGGGCGCCGCAGGGCACAGCCGCGGGCCTGGGGCCTGGCGAGGCGCTCACGGGGATGGCGGGCTGGCTGTCCTCATGCTCCTTGGGGTGCGCCCGGCCTGAAGTAATGCACGGCCGGCTCTTGTTGTTTTCCCTCTGGTCAGAATCTGCAGTGCGAGGAAGGTGAAGAGAACGCCCGGTCCAGGAGCGAAGAGGAGCAGGAGATCCCACCAACACCAAAGGAGGTTCCTGGAAGCACGGCCAACACGGATGGAGGCAGTGACCATGGTCCGGCACTTCCGTcccctcctggtgctgctgctgatgcaAAGAGGACAGGCAGGGAGAACTCTGAGGACGATGTCCTGAAATATGTCAGGGAGATCTTTTTCAGCTGACATCTCTGACTTCCCAGGAGAAGAGGGCACAGTGGGGAGGGTGTCacctcccacagccctgggaacGGTGGGAGGAGGGCTGTGCATCCATCTGCTGGCTTGGTGCCCTTGTAGCCAGTAGGATACCCAGGAAGGCCAGAGGGGGAAAGGAAGGAGGTACTCAGTTCTCCCACTCTGCTGGGCTCAGTGGGATTTAGCTCCAGATTAGGATGTGTTCATTTCTGTTTCACATTTCAGAGCATGGACAGATAAAAGAGAAACATTCGGGTTTCTGTGAGTATCCCTTTGGTGGGTTGGTGTTGGGCAtagaagggagcagggagctgctgaccTGGAAGACCTTTGCTGGCAGAGCTACATGGTCATGGTTCAGCCTTGGGGGCTCCCTTGTCCTTGTGGTccctctgccacagctgcagtggggCCTGGCAGGCTTCCCATTGGGCCTGGTGCTGAGTTTGCCTCCAGACTCCAGCAGTCTTCCCAATGCTGAGGAACACGTGCGGGAGCACAGTGTCAGGGgctgggactgccctgagggGGCTGATCCCGTGGCAGCGTGCATGGAGGTCTAGGAAGGGATGAAGATGGCTCAGTATTCTCTTTCCAATCAAAAAAAGAAGGACAAACAAACCACATAAGGCCAGCTGTGAGAGCATGTATTGAAATGAAGAATTGGTCAAATCAGCATCATCCCCACTAAGGCTgaagcaagagagaaaacagacCCTCATGTCCCTTGAAACAAATTCACTCAACTGCAAAGAATATCACTATTAAGCAGGCGTTCTTTATTTACATAAATTCACCCAGCCACTGGATGAATTAATGCAGTGTATACTCACAAAGCTGTTACATACTCACTATACAGAAAAATCAGTAACATAAAACTCATGTTTTGGAAGATGATTATACGAACCGGACTTAACTGTTTCAGTCTTTTCTGCCATCTAGTGTCCTTTAGGGTTTATTACTAACCCATGTAGGAGTTTTGGTGGTTGTTTAATCATCTGCATCAACTTGTCCTTTATTGCACTTTCTTTATCGGTGCATGCTCAGTCTGTTACCTTGTTTTCAAACTACAAAACTTTCTTTCTGGTGTTACTTCAGTATCATCCTAGATGGCTTCACAGCCTTGAAGGTTGGTTGTTGATTGGAAGCCTATTTAAGTTATATGTATCCTATGTACTTATGAAGAAATTACCTATTTGGTTACCTTTTCCTGAGCATTTGTTAGTTCCTAGTTAAACACAATCTACAGATCCTTCTTTTAAACTCCCTTTATTACATGGTAGGGCAAAATGTATTAAAAGTACTTTGTTAGTTACAAATTTAATCACACACTATGACATGCTAGCAACGTTTTTTACTTAGAGTAGGTGTGAGCAGAGGGCTGTGTTTACTGCGTGCTGGTTCTGCTACCTTCACTGCTCTTTGGGGCCAGAAGTGCTGCCACTTTGATGCTGTGCCCCAAACTGAGGGGTGTTACACGCTGTTGAAGCTGGGAAGGTACAACGTGTACCTGGGAAGCttctgtgctgtggctgtgctgtggctcttGGTGTCTGCTGCCAGCCTGATGCAGGAGTGCTGCACACAGCAATGTGCCAGAGCATGGCTGGGCATGAACCTTTGGACAGGGAATCAGATTTTTTCTAGGGAGTAAAGCTGTATTTGGATTACAATTTTAAATCATGTTACTGATAGCTCTTGCATCTTCTTCACTGTCCAATCTTAGTGGGCCTGGCCGCCTCAGTTAAATGGTTTTCACACATATGTGTGTGCTTGACCCAGCTGAGGAGCACAGTGGCAGTGAGAATCTGGAGCAGTAGCAGAGCCTGAGTCCCAAGCAGTGCCAGGAAGCCTCCAGTGAAATCAGAGGGATGAATCCACTGCAAGGTTTGTAAAAGAAACATACCCAGGCCTCCAGACAGGATTATCAACTTGATGACGGGTATGATGCGAATCATAttccatccctctccctggcCTGTGCAATtcacatttaaaagaaaagggagGTGGAAGAGGATGAAGACCAGGCAGGTATACACACAGACCCTGGCTAGTCCCAGCTGTAGTAGACTGATGCCCATTGCCTGCAGGTGCTTGGTgtccaggcactgcagctccccagctgtCTCGTTCCACAGGCAGAAGCTGTAAAAGCCGATGCGTTTGTCAGGGAGGTTCACCAGGTTTCCAGCTTCGTACAGCAGTGCATAGGACATCAAGGCCAAGGCCCCAACAGTCTCCAGTAATATCAGCAGGTGCAGCAGGTTCTTGGTACACCTCTGTGGCAGAAGACCCATCCTGGTGCCTGCATACTTTCTTGCTACCATGGTAAAAgctgctgtggggatgcctgtTGCAAAACATGAAGGGGGGACCCCTCAGTTGTTGCCTTTTATGACACCCTTCCCAAGACAGGCTCTGAGCCTTATGGCTGGGGTCCAGGGACTCCCCTTGCAAATAGAACAAGAGTGTCTCAGTCCTGCCCAGGACTGTGCTGCACATGAGTTACTGGGTTGAGGAGGTTGCATTTGGTGCACTTGTGGTCACAGCAAAAGTGGCTTAATGGTGTCCCATGTGTGGACCAGTACTGGGAGGAGAGTATGACTCAGCACCACACATGCCCTTTGCTTCATGGTCTCACTGGAAAAGGCATTTGTCAGCAAACTGCAGGGATAGGAGGAGAGAAAAACTGCTGTCTGGTAAGAAGCAAGATAAGAGCTATTCTGGGATAATGcctttctttcagtttttatCAGACAAGGACATCCCTTGTGATCTTTGGACTACTGAGTAAAGTGCAGACATGACAGGATCTGAACTGCAAGGCTTGCCTTGCCTCCCTGCCCTTGTCCTATAGCTCTGGAACACCCAGTGCCATTGATACCACCCATTTCCAGCATCTGAGCTCCACATGCAGGTCCTTGCATGCCTGTAGATTTCTGAGCACAGCAGGACTGAATACCTGGAGCTCTGCTACCCACTGAGGGTGGTAGACATGGTGCTCCTCTGTCTTGGTTGCCTGGGGCCCAGTCTGCTACACAGACAGACAGGTGCTGAGCTCAGAGAGGCACCCTGGATCCTCCTGCAGCCACTGGCCTTCCTCTGAGATGCAGGGACATGGGTGCTACGGAGACACACCTGTGATTGCCATCCACCTTGCTCCTCTCGCAGACTGGTTGGCAAACCCGACTGCTCCTCTTCCCAGAATGTGTACTGTCCTCTTCTGCAGTGAATAGGCTTCTGCTTCACGCTGAAAAGCAGGGAAGTGGCATCAGGAAAGGCTATCACTCCTTGCTGAGCCACATAGCATTGAAGCACTGTCCACCCAGGTCTGCAGGGAGGCATAAACATAGGACTCAAGAGACCTTGGCTTCAAGCCAGCCTCAGGCTTGAAACTTTGCAAATAACTCTTCCTCCCTCTGACAAGCTTCATCTGCTGAAAATTATTTACCACTTTCCTTCAAGAAGTTCACATTGGCCCTACTGTCCCCTTCCACTGCCTATTGCCCAGTGGTATATAATTTACTTAAGAATTGGACTCTGGGTCCCTTCCAGTTCAGAACAGCCTGTGAATCTGTGATCTCCTGGATGTTCTCCTAAACCATCACCCAAAGCTGATTGTGCACTTGTTACAGCCTCTGAGTTTTTAGAGTGCCAGAAGAGAGTCCATTGAATCTGTGCTCAGTGTCTGGTGGTGGTAGTGGTGACCAGAGACCTTTCAGCATTCCCCTCCCACTCCTCATCTCTCCCTGGAGACTTGGAAGTGGGGTACTTCTGTTTAATGAGGACAAATATGAAGCTTCTCAGTCCCAAACTTCTCCCAGGagaagcacacacacagcatGGAAGGGGGGGTCACAGCATGAGACACCAACCTGTCCACTTCCCCTGGTTACTTTTCCCTCACTTCTT
The nucleotide sequence above comes from Passer domesticus isolate bPasDom1 chromosome 5, bPasDom1.hap1, whole genome shotgun sequence. Encoded proteins:
- the WDR91 gene encoding WD repeat-containing protein 91 isoform X4; this encodes MKKEELEVEQTVMHHKLPAYVANMDRLGDSELDMTCNQRSTAHSLQSRGGFLSSFLSQSKKGPSRPAHSSGASPVQTSSMLLGKKEPTNHQSAKGKEGTVTSKDGKSHFSGLVAGESSSLQQRQKRLQEHGKERKELLSKGTFQGQSTEKKTDTNIAEAEPCSELHAEPTETSTKMPGSSAEAVGVRQEQPFIVLSQEEYGEHHSSIMYCRVDCSGRRVASLDVDGVIKVWSFNPIMQTKASSISKSPLLSLEWATKRDRLLLLGSGVGTVRLYDTEAKKNLCEISIDEDMPRILSLACSPSGASFVCSAAAQSPISHIDFSVINSGGKSMNQVPGKLLLWDTKTMKQQLQFSLEPEPIAINCTAFNHNGNLLVTGAADGIVRLFDMQQHECAMSWKAHDGEVYSVEFSYDENTVYSIGEDGKFIQWNIHKSGLKVSEYDLPREATGPFILSGYSGYKQVQFPRGRLFAFDSEGNYMLTCSSTGGVIFKLNGEEKVLESCLSLGGHRAPVVTVDWSTAMDCGTCLTASMDGKIKLTTLLAQKS
- the CYREN gene encoding cell cycle regulator of non-homologous end joining, translated to MAAGERRRQLPAWMGAAGPGRAAAAPSPRPGRRRAAAGRRPAALYCMNEAELVEVALAVLAENLQCEEGEENARSRSEEEQEIPPTPKEVPGSTANTDGGSDHGPALPSPPGAAADAKRTGRENSEDDVLKYVREIFFS
- the TMEM140 gene encoding transmembrane protein 140 yields the protein MAITGIPTAAFTMVARKYAGTRMGLLPQRCTKNLLHLLILLETVGALALMSYALLYEAGNLVNLPDKRIGFYSFCLWNETAGELQCLDTKHLQAMGISLLQLGLARVCVYTCLVFILFHLPFLLNVNCTGQGEGWNMIRIIPVIKLIILSGGLGMFLLQTLQWIHPSDFTGGFLALLGTQALLLLQILTATVLLSWVKHTHMCENHLTEAARPTKIGQ